Within Anopheles nili chromosome 3, idAnoNiliSN_F5_01, whole genome shotgun sequence, the genomic segment GACGATGCGGTTAAAGAGAGCTggacaacaacagcaaaaaaaaatcctacaTTGGCTCATCCAATTCTACACCGGGATGATGCCGAGCTGAcgacaatgatgatgatgatgatgatggtggtgcagATGATTATGAAgatggttttggggtgggggcTTGGCCGGTTGGCCTCGTTGCCCGCCAGCTATTGAAAAGATTTCGGCGTCAATTCATTTTCGACCGAGGCACGTAGGCGCGCGCGCTTACTTTCTGAAGTCGTTCCACGATTCGTCGGTAAGCTGTCGGATTGGCCGGGGAAGAGGAAGTTGCCagtagtttattttattaattttgaaaattaagTTTTGTCCCTCCACCGCCTTAAAAGATGCACTCATTTAGGCGAGCGCTATTTAAGCACCAAAAGCGGCTTATGAAAACCCCAGCCTCGTGTTGGCTTTTTCGTACTAACCCTGGCACATTGAGTGTAAACGTCCACTCAGCCGTGGTGGcaatgtttaaatttgtatTTCGCATGCAAAACCCAACAAATGGTTCATCGGTAGGCAAGTATCCAGTGCAACGTGAGCTCGGGAAACAAATTGAGCAGGGGAATAAGCTCGACGTGGTTATGACTAACACCCACGGTCACATCATTCGCGGTGGATGAGTCATTTGAAAGCACGACGATCGTCGCACGATAAAAAAGATGGTTTAAAACTTGCCTTACTGTTTCTTCGTgtgaataaatatataattCAGCAACATCAAGAACTCGCGACATGCGAAATTGAACATAAAAGAATGTCGTCAGCTGTTTGCGCTGTTTAGGCTGagcaaatataataaaatgcCCTGATATTGTGCCCACTTTTGGCATGATTAAGTAACCGCGTTATCTAATAGTAGTAGCGCCTCGAGATTCTCCGCACGCACGCATCCAAGATAAGAAGGTCGTGCGCCAGGCCGGAACAAGTTTCACGATAATAATTCCCCACCTGTGCGGGAAGATTGGGTGACGGAAATACATAACCTGATGCATCTTCCGGTTgttgccaaaaagaaaaaaaaagcgcaaacaaacatgAACCGTTCCGAGGAGGGCTAATATTAAAGCCCATGCTGCAGTGGCCGTTTGCGGCACTGGATTGATGTGTGTGTACTTAGGTGATGCTTTAAAGCACATTTAATCCACCTTGGTTGTATTTAATCAGCTTCCATCCGGCTCAGTCCGGTACAATAGGGCCATTACCGCTCAGCCCGCTGGTACACATCCGTTAATACCCACTTAAGCTGACAACAGAAGCTGCAACCTGCTCTTCCGCACATGCATTCGCTGTTCCTAGCCTGTCTGGCTAGATAAATGCAACACATTCACACTCaacgatcggtcggtcgaaaTTGTGTGTACTTTTCCACCACTACCAGTGCGGGTGCAGCTAATGCAACGTTCTATGAGTTGCATTGTATGATTGGCAGAGTGTAAATCTGATTGGGTCCGctataaaaatgtttgctaAAAGTGGTAGAGGTGTTTTTGTTGAAATGACTTAAAACGTTCTTGTGTTTTATCACACAGATAGTACAATAAGGGAAGAACCCTAACAATATATGCAGTTTACAATTTGGCAATgtacaaaatttgaaaaatgaatcgctcaaagaaaaaaatgtccatTGTTATGGCTGCGATCGTAAATCACGTACTAGAACATACTAGCCGACGAGTCGAGGTGAGATATTGAAACTAGTGAAAAAATTCCTGCCTTATACGGCTGATGTAACCTGACCCTAGCACAATTGAAAAGCAGGTTGCTTAGCTAATAACTGGCCACACTAGGCCACAGTCGCAATAGACGAGCAAAGCCACCTCGGGGATGCGAAGCCAACCATGTGGGCAAAGCGAATGATCGGACGCAATCAAGTGCGAAACCTTTAACGTCAAGGTTTAATCGGCTATTGTTACTGCAAAACACTGGAAAACGCAAACGTAACGTTTCGCTATGCAGTGCGAATTTGCGTGAAACTAATAGTGCGaaatatattataatataATAGTGCGGAAAATATTAGTAAACGAAGGGCAGCAATGTTGCACATGCATCAAAGAGggtttatgttatttttacgACTGAACAGCTTTTAACTTTACGCGATGAATTCTCAAGTATTTAACGCGTCTAGTATTTCTTGTTGCAGCTTGAAAAAAATGCGGTAAATTCATTATTTCGCCCAAATTTTAACCCCTACCCATGGCCTGTAATTGGGGTCACGATTTATGGCATGACTAACAGAAAATCTGGACCAGCACTAAATCATTCGCCAGTGGAAATGACCGCGACCGTACGAACAGCGGAGGCACCATaagaaacggaacgaaacaggaactcaacaaaaaccaaccctctGGCTCTGGGACTTTCCCACCCCCCCGTGGGACAGAAAGGATAAGGATTTCGCTCTATTTTGCTTACCCATGATCGGAGGCATTCATCCTGGCACTAGGGCCCTACAGCGAGGCAGCGAGGCGTCTAACAGTTCGCACGATGATTAATGCCCGCGACGGGTTTCGCGTTGATCGTCTCCGTTGCCCCAGCCGTTAGGGCCTTTAGCGCGGGTTGGTAGCAGCGAAATCCGCGAGATTTCTCTACGATATGCTCTTTTTCGCGACGACAATTCTTCTTCGCTTTCGCGCACACGAAcaattaaacacacacacactcgaaaggctcccacacacactcggtaGCAGCTGTGAGCGCAGTTACAGCCAGCACAGTTGGACACttgccaccggaagcacacAATTTTGGGGTGCAATGACAACGGAAGTGAACCGACACGACTCAACGGAAGCGTCCATAGGAGTGGGACGATCTTGCGTGAGGGCTTTTTCCGACGCTGTAACACTCCACTAAGTAGGCCAGCGGTTGCTGGGgcttttccactttccacgGAACAGATTCGCACTCTAGAAAATAGTAAGAACGACATTGTGACATTTAGCTCGAAGGAAACATCTACCCAGAGTATTCCCGCGCCTTGCCTAGGGCTTTTCCATggctacacaaaaaaaagctaattAAAACCCTCGATCAAAACGCGGTGTTTAACCCAACCTCTCCAACCAGGCCACCAAAACAAAGATGAGTGAGTTAATTGGCGTAGGGCGAAATGGGGCCAGGgtgtttttgattgaaattaaacGACAGCAATGAAGCGAATCAATTTGAGGAGCGGACTTTACACAGCGCCCATGGTGGCACTTTCTCAAGAGCCTACACAATCGAAACGAGTGGCAGCAATAGCATCGAATGTGCCGTCGCTATGATTTGTTTGTACACGTGACTCCGGCGATGTTCTCCGGAAGGCAAGGCCTACTCTTTTGGATAAGCATTTTGAaggttggttggtttgatGCAACAAAACGTTGTCCAAACACACGGTGAGGTTTTTGAAGAATGCCTCTCGGCGATATCCTTCGTGCCgtcttcgtttatttatttatccttTTTGCGATGGGAAATTGTTCACTTAACCGTCTGGGTAGGGACAGAGTGACGTCAAGCGCCAACCATGGGACGTGTGTTACATTACGCGCTCAAATTGACACGTTTCGCACGTAGAGTAATGGGCGAAAATTGCAACACAAGGTGCTGCATTCGCACACCGCTCTCCAGACAGATGGTTAGCAGTCGCAGCATAATGGAAGAtactgggtttttttttcatcttctacGAACATAAACCCTGCCCCGGATATCACTTTGCGTTcgtgtgcatttttccctcttttcaCCATTTTATGAGCGACACGGGCAACGCATAACAGGTGCACCTGAGCcttgttttcttcgtttgagCGTTCACGCACACAGGTCGGGCTTGCTTCCTGTCGAACGTCCTGCCTCTGCACGCAATAATCCTTTGGCGTAGCATCCTTTTAATGCTGGTGCCGTGCGTACAAGGAGCACATCTTTCTGCGGCATTAAAACAACGACGAGGAAAGCGATTTTCTTCTCTGCAGGTACGCTGGCTTACAGCTACAGATCTCTACGCCTCGCCTGCTGGTGTCAGTTACGGAGCTTTATACGGCTCTCGCTGGTGTTGAAGTGGGATTTTCACGTTCTTCGCCTCTCATCCGCCCATTCGTAAGGGGGGCGGTGCATTGAAACCCGATCATTGGAAAGTGGCTGCTGTTTTCGTTGCACGGAGGAGTACTTTCCGAGGTTCCTCAGAGGTCAACATTCTAAGCTCCGTGAtccaacacgcgcgcgccctcAGGGCTATGTTGGGGGTAGCATAGAAATAAACATAGAAACACTGATACAGCCCTTTTCGCAGGCTTCTTAGTAGGCTTTGACAGACACAGGGGGCTCTCCTGCGagacacaccacacacgcacatgcccACAAACGCACGTCAGcacgcaagcacacacgcactcttTCACACACCGATTGGGTAGGATCTTCTTAATTTGGAGTGCATATTGCCCGTCAgccttttttgcttcgttttacTCCACTCGAAGCCCCACCACGGTGCTGCCTACGCACGGGACGTTCGATTGAACTCAAGTGAACCGACCTCGAAACACTTTCGCCACCATTTCTGTTTCTTCGCGACACTCTATCCCCGTGCCGTCAGCAACGGAAGGGCTTCACATCCTGCTGCCTTACATCCGGAACCGGATGTAGCGAGCTTTTGGGCGAAACCCGTAACGAGAACAAGCTGCTGGACACTTACACAGCGTGGCCGGACAAGACGACAATCTACTCTTGCCCCACTCACGATTCTTCGCGTGCTCCAGATCGCGGTTAAATTTGCACACACTTGACTGCACGAGAACTGGCGCTAGTGCGGAACGCTGGTAGATATTGCTGCTGGGCAGTGAGCTTTTCGCAGGCGCCACACCAGGCCGTGTTCTTATTTTGGCAAATGTCCACGCAAACAGGCGACGTCGTCGGAGGCAGATAAAAGggatttcactttttttctcgctcctgcTCGCGCTGCTTCTTCGTGTTTTTTATTCGcgcaagaaaaaatgaaacggatTGCGATGACGTTGAATGACATATGCTGGATCGACGAGGCAGTGCTCTATGCGGACTGTCTCTCTGTAATATTCGCTCGTTTGACGTTTGTCGTCAAATGTAGGGTTCTTTATTACGCTAAAACAAAGTAATACATAATGGATCATTGTGAGAGAATAAAGCTATAGATTATTTAATGCTAAAGCGTGTTTTTCATATCGTGATGCGAGTTTAAATGTTGATAAtaggtgtaataaaatttaaataaaaatacaccgccagagggcgctaGTCATGTGGTAAGGGGTAGGAATTGCGTGCGGTGATGGAAATTTAACACACCTATTTGAATCGCTATTTATGCTTAAGATTTCTAACCATTAGTTTCAAAAAGTGCATCAGATGGTTTCgatgattaaaaaataaaaaagaataaaattagGTATCGCGACAAGATGTAGAACATCTTATTTATTGGTTAAATGGGAAATTGAAAGCACTTAAGTGTTAAGTCGTTTATGAATAGATCGTAAATGATCAGTTTCATGGTTTAATTTAACGCTACCGGCTTGCAAATAGCGACGTGCCGTGAACTGAAAAAGGATGGTTCTGTGCGCCCAAATCATCGCCAAGCCGAAGGACGACGAAGCTTGGTGAAAGGTAATGAAATAATGAGAACCTATCCTAAGTGCAAAAGACGCGTACACGCGTGTGTGAATACATAAGGAATCCTCTCAGACCGCATGAGACAGAAACGAAAATGCACCTCGATGTTCTGCTCCTGCACTAGCCGACTTAATGATCGGCCGGAGTTCGAACGTCGTCGATCTTGAGAATCATCTTCACGAGCTGGGTGGCGAGCACAATCTGCTGTTTTTTCGAATGCAGCGACTCGATGACGTGATGTTCCTTCATATCCGAATTGCCCGTCAGCATGCAGTCCACTCCGACCGTGCTGCAATTTTCCGAACCCTGGCGGGCCTTCAATTCCGACAGCGTTTCGATTGGCGAAAGTCCGCTGTTCTCAGCCAGAGCCAGCGGAATCGATTCGAGCGCAACACTGAACGCACGGAACGCGTACTGCTCCAATGTAGACAGTTGATCAGCCTCACATGCCACCGCCAACGAGCAGCTGATTTCAGCCGCGCCTCCACCGTATACAATGCGCGAATCGCGAATAAGCGAACGCACCACACATAGTGCATCGTGGATGGACCGTTTTGCTTCCGCCGTGACCATCTGGTTGCCGCCGCGAATCAACACCGTAACTGCGCGCGTATTCTGGCAATCCTCGATCACCAACATCTTGTCCTTCGTCGTGCCGAAGCTCAGCTCGCGCACCACACCAGCCGTTCCCAGCTTGTCAGCCGACAGTTCCTCGAAACGCGGAACGATGCGCCCACCGGTGGCAATGGCGATCAGCTCGATCTCCGGACCACCAACCCATCGGACAGCTGgcagctgttgctgcagtAGCAAATGGTTCGCCTCGTCATCGAAGCCCCACTGGCAGATGGCCAGCGTCGCTCCGGCATCCTTGACCTGTTTCACCATCTGGAGGAACTTCTCCTGCTCGTATTCTCGCAGCTTACGGTAGTCCTCGGCGGACGTGACATCGAGCTTATGCTTGGTCTTGGGCTTCGGCGGCTCGAACGGGCAGGTCAGGATGGCCAGTTTGACGTCCTTTAACACCGTGGGCATCTGCGAATGGCTCATGGTTTTGTCCACCACCACGCCTTTCACCAGGCAAGTATCCTCCATCCGTCCACCGACCTTGCACTCCAGCTTGATCAGCTCAAAGTTGACGTCCTTCTTCTCGAGATCGGCCACCGTTAGCACGGCGTCGACCGCAATTTCGGCCATCTGTCTGTGGCACTTGTTCACGATCTTGCTACCGAGTGTGGTCATGGCCACGCGGATAAGCGGTTCCTTATTATCCCGCGACACCGGAAACGGATGCGCAATCGTATCCAGATGCTTGATAGCACACTGGGCTGCCAACTCGAAACCGTCGGCGATACGAATCGGATGGATGCCCCGATCAATCAGAGACTCGGCCTGTTCGAGCAGTGCCCCCGCCAGCACGACCACTCCCGTCGTACCATCGCCGATTTCATCGTCCTGAGACTGGCTGAGCTGCACCATCAGTTTGCCGATTTCGTGATCCACATCCATCAGCTTCATGATGGTTGCACCGTCGTTGGTGACCGTGACCTCACCATCCCCGCTGACCATCATCTTGTCCAGACCCTTGGGTCCGAGCGAAGAACGAATGATTGAGGCGATTTGCTTCGCTGCCAAGATGTGACTCTGCGTAGGTGCAAGAAAACAATGTGAGGTTAGGATTGGTGCGGCATCCCGGCTGTGTACTGAACGCGATATTGCACAATGAGAATGCGTTTTATTGGTAAGGTTCGAGGCTTATTTCGATAGATATTGAAGTAAAGTTTACTAGCAACAACGAATAACCGAAAGTTATCAACATTTTCGATTCCGCAAAGAAAAGTAATCTGGAAGGTTCGTTCCCCTCACGCAGTACCATTGCACATGGGAGTTTACAACAATGTGTCGTATTTACCTTGATGGCTTCCGTGCCGGTGAGACGCTTTTGGGTCTCTTGGTCCCGGAGCACGATAAACGGGCGCCCGTATTCGTCACAGGCAAACGATCCCGGTAAGGACATCATCGTGATGAGTTAATGTACCGCACCTCTCACACTACGAATGGGAAAGAAACACTTTATATCAACTGCAGTCGAGATATGTGAGAAATTCATAACTTTCTCCAACGAGTGCGAAAATTGGCAATAGTTAAACCTaccagaaacaaaaattcacgATATGATTCACAGCTCACGAAAAGAAATCTTTTCCTGAACGGTACAGAATGTGGTCGCCGTCTTCTTGTTGCTCGCGTGAttcgtttgttctttttcttttgcacttgATGTGAAAGACGTCATGTAAAAGGTTGGACCATTGAAAAAGTCGACATATGGTACAAAGGTACGGTTAAATAtggatgatttaaaaaaaatatatagtctaatttaataaattcatAGTCTTAAGATTCTTAAAATTATCAATCTTTTCatttgttatcatttttgttttatcgtgcATGGGTTTCCATGTTCTAGTGATACAACTTCCCAttcatgttttaaaatttccGTGATTCAAATTTACAGTTAAAACgtgagaaaaatattttatataatATCTAAGGTAAGTTTGTACATGATTCTTCATTTGTTGTATGCCTTTTATGATGAAAGAGCGAAATAATTCGAAGTATTCTGTGTTATCGACTTCTTAACCTCACATAATAGTCATATGTAATCTTAACCGACGGCTCGATGATTTACGCTTGTTCTGAATGTCAAGAAGGATCCCCACCACTTGCCGATGGAGAAACTTTCTATGCGATGTCCATTCGACGTCGAGCAAAGTCGACAAGGTTACTCGGTGGAGTAAACAATAGAGGCTGCGCCGCTAGTACACTCcgatatttttattgttttcaagCCCGTTGCCACGCGAGAAGGCATCGAATGTTgtcgaaagtgaaataaaaacaggtATGCTGTAAGCAGGATCAGTTTTACGGTGTCCTGTGCGTTTCATCGTAAGCAAACGGGCCAACAGATTTGTTGAGTGAGAAAATCCGCCAGCCGGAGTGGAGGGGTTGTGCAAGTACCATCATAAAGAAGACGTCGGTGGAGCAAACAGTGGGGGAAAAGGCTTGCGTCCATTTGTCACACTCGCCCAGAAGGGTTCctatttatcatttttgcgTACGTCAAAAGCGGAAAGGTACGAAATTTTGCTGCCGCCGTGGAAAGTGTTTTTTCGGCTTTGCGAAAAGAAAGACCGTCGTTCTGTTGTGCGCTCGGTGTTGCGTTTGAAGTTTCTCCCCCATTGCGGCGAGCTTGCAAAATGTtcgcgatggtgatgatatAGTGGGAAGTTAATTGTGGCTATGATGTGTGTGGTGCGTTGCGTTGCTGTGTTCCGCCGTGTTAAAGATGAATGCTGGCGCCCCCTCCCCATGTGGTGCTCGAAGAATAATTGTTTAATTCAGTTTTGCTTAATGGTTCCGAAATTTGGCTAGCAAAAGCCTTCAGGAAAAATATgcgtttccttgtttttttttgttttgcgtgaaTGTATGTGCGCGTGCCCATCTTGCGGAAGATTCCAATTCccggtgttgtttgtttctagTGCTCCCCCTTCTTTTTCTCGATGTTTACTGTGATGGCGTTCGTCTTTTTGGGTGGCTAGGGGTACTCTACAGTGCGGTGCATGTTGTACGATTTTATTGAATCATTTGCCCCCGGAGTAATTGATACTTCGATGTGAAGTAAAGAGGATTTTGTCAAACGCAAAAGAACGTACAAatttggggtgaaaaatgcTGAGGAAAACCAAGGTtccgggtttttggggttggttttatcGCACGGGTGTCAAACTTGCTGCGGCGCGGATATTCGTTTGAAAAGACACAAATGTCTAATTTTCGATAATGTTTTAGATACTAGATCCGTAGATAACAAAAAGTTGAAATAGCTCGTAGTTAGTACACTGTCGGCAATGTCGGTTATGGTCAATTCTATTCTAGAGATCGCTAATTTTGGTAGTATTCAATTAAtgcaatataatttttttgatcgatcaaATAAGTTGTAACTACTTATGTTTCAATGCTCTAACGGCCGATAATAATGATCGTTTGAAAACTAATCATAGCAGCCTTAAGACTTTTAAATATTGATATGTCTTAATACTAGAAATATCATTGGGAAATGAATTATAATATTATCTATAAGATTTTCTAATGATCTATTTGTATGTCTTTTTAAAATCTAGTTTCCGTGAGCTATTTGATATGATTTTGGTTATCaatcgttttttgttgttgctcataGTAAGTTACCATGAATGGATTTGAATTATGAACAAATCTTGCATACGAAACGCGGTAATGAGCGATGCTTGGAAATACCCCAAATAATGAATGGTATCTCTCCGAGTTCGACACATTTGACGCACCGTTTTTCGAAGCCCCCAATATTAGACcaacgaaaagagaaaaaaatgatggtTTGATCCAAAATGCAGAAGCATGTGCACAAACACCAGCACGGAAGGActaacgaaataataaaaaaaaaagccgagaATCAGCAGAAGCGGAACGGCGATGGGCCGTACGCACGCATACCACTTGAGAAGGGCAGTTCGTCGGACCCGCAAGGAAGACACGCGCTCTGGAACGGAGAAAAACTAGCCCTTGCGTCCGCCACTGCTTGTCGCTTGCTTCCCGGATGCGAATTTGGATGAATTTTTCGGAGCCGCCGCGCCACGGTTCTCATCCTGTCCCCGCCTCCCTTTGGAAGGTCCCTTTTGCTATCGGGTGCCCCCTGGTgcggttgtgtgcgtgtgttttgtatCGGTAAATAACTCGAGCTCTGGCCCCGTAAGTAATCGTTCGTACGCGCGCCACCATGCTCCGGTCTCTTTTACCACCTCGGGGGAAAAGGTCAGCGGATTGCGAAATAATTTTCGGGAAGCTAGAAACGCTCTTCTCAGGCTCTTCCTCGTTTTACCTCACAAGCCACATCCTTCGGGCGTGCCCCGGGTCCCGGTGTAACGGATTTCCATCCCCTAATGGTGTCCTTTGCTACACCGGGTGTGGTGAGCTCGAAGCTTCCAgcgttgcgctttttttttgaggaaaaATTCTCCCATCGAACCCCCCGCCCTTTATACACCCGGCATTTTCTCTTCCcaatccccccccctccccccgccccATTAAGCGTGTTTGTAGTCATCCCCGTTTTGTCCCGTCCCCATTCACGGCACGCATCCCCATTGACGGACGGACACGCACACCAACAGCGTAGCACTCGGAAGGATACGCCGGTGGCGCTGTGTGAGTGTCGCTTGGAAAACTCctcggcgtgtgtgtgtgctagcgCAAAAGGAAGGTGACTGTTCTTCCGTCGCTAGCTGTCGCGGTTTCGCCACACAGGAAAGAGAAAAGGTGTCAATGAAATTTGGACCGCCGTGTGTTCCGGTACTCGAAAAAAGGCTGCCCAGCTtcttcaccgtcgtcgtcatcctTTCGGTGGACGATCCTCCCGGTCACATAACGCGGTTTCATTGTGTGTAGGTTCCTCTGTCCACGAACCAGCTCCAGGGGTTGCTTTCATCCTCAACAGCGCACACTGGTGGCAGAAGGAGGAGGAGTTCCTTCGCGGTCTTTTCGGTGTTGGAGCTATCGGGAAACGGCATCCGCGATGCGTCGCCGTGTGTTAGTGTTTGGCTGCCCGCGAGAATGCGAGGACCAACCAGCCAACAATCTTCGGGCTCGTAGTTTCGGCCTTTTCTGGAACATCCTTTTGAGTTAAGGAGCGTTTTGTCCATTGGGAAACTTCACGTGCTAAAGGAAAAACAGGGTGTCATTTGCCGGTGCGTTCGAGCAGATGCGAAAACAATCTAGTGCTTCATGGTTGCGATAGTTGCACCAGCAAGGCAGCAGTTTTCTTTGCACGCGCTGGCAGAGGCATGTAAAGGCATTCCGCTTTACAAGTAGCAGTTAcatttccttcgttttccaccaacaaaagcCCCCACCCCTCGGCAAGATTAAGTAACGATAATCGTTTCCATCATCGGCTGCGTGCGTCTGTGTGTGaagcaatcgaaagtgaaagaTTTATAGTGTGGGCCGCTTGGAAATCCTTCTCCTGCCGAGGGAAATTCGCCGAACACGGCCGCTAGTGAGAAACAACCACCACGTAATCAGTTTTCCCAGCGCTCGTGCGTTCCACCCggctctcgcttttccggggaAAAGCGCGTACCCGAATGCGTTTGCCCGTGTGCGTTAGGCGTATTAGCACGCATGTGTGTGCAggcgagagtgtgtgtgtgtgtatgggtagtggaaaggtttttttctactcgcttttcctttgcatAAAGTGGTGTCCTAATATCTACTACTTTCCCCTTGTAGCAGGTAGGATGCATGCGGTCTTCATGTTGACATAGCAGCTGCGTTTGTTGCCGATGGCAAGTGACACAACAATTAGTCACGGCTGCTCCTTcaaagagtgtgtgtgttcgatttGCGACGGCAAGGAGTGATCCTCCCACAAAGTAGTACAAAGCGGGCCggtgtttttcctcgtgcaAGTGCGAAAGTGCAAacagaaaagtgaaaattgcGACGAAACACACTCACTTCGTCGTAAGCGGAACCGGAAGTTATCGCGCACAAAAGCATAAGAACTCAGTGACGTGTGGAAACGGCTGGGCCGATGTTAATTAATCAGGCTACGATCTAGCGTCGTAGCCACAGTGATTACTGCCGTGCTGAttgtgtgggtggaaagtgTTTATCTGGTGATAGCAATTGGTGCAATGGAAAAGAAGCTGTTGGTCGCTGCTGGAGCACGTGTCGATCGCGTGTTTTTCCTGCGTAACTAAAGTTGTTTCGGAAATTCACGAGAGTGTGGCTGTTcacagtgtgtttgtgtggggttCGAAAAGTTCACAACAGCataaagtgaaacaaaacagcagcGTAGCCCACTGGGCCAAAAGAGTGGGGTGgtacgaaacataaaacaggGCAGCAGAGTGCCGCCTCTACACATAACGTGCTAATCTTTTCTGATGAGCAAAAATTGCCGCGATCGCGAGTTCGAAACGTGTTcgcagccgccgccgccatcGCTGTGGTTCGTTTCCGGTCGCCAATGGCCGCCGGCGAATTCGAGCCAACAACCGTGAACCGGGCCAGAATCCGTATGACGCAGGCCACAACCGTTGCGGTGGCCTCGaagacgtcgacgacgacggggaTCGTGATTGATCGTAAAGTGGAAAAACGTAAAACCGCCCGTGTGGGTACCAGTGCGATGAGGAACACTGCCGACGGGTTGCGAGCTGGGGGTCAACTGATGAGCGAGAACGAACGATTGCAGGTTCATCTCCagcatcgccatcgccatcagcagcatcagcaacatctTCACCTCAACCACCGACATCACCAGCGACAGTGGACGATTCTGTCCGCTGCTGtggttttgctgttgctaccCAGTTTCTGCGATCAAAGCTTCGCCAAAGGTAGGTTGATGGGTTGATGTTAGGATTCCGGCCGTAGGAGCTGTGgttgttgcatattttatttgggattttaaagaaaaaatgataagCTGAATtacaaaagaagaacaaaactTTTTAGCAAATTTGTTCACGTACATAAATGATATGAGTTTAAAGTGAAGGAATATCTCTGATATAGGTGTTTTTCTTGGAAATGTTctacaaaaattataaaattaaataccTATAGATCATAAAGCtacacaaaagcaaaataaagtgTGGCGAGATTAGGGATATTACCAATAAATTACTTCATTTGATTTCGGCCGATTGTCATTTCTTCTGTTTCTCATAAGTAATCTCAGTTTGTACAAAACATGTGGTCATTTGCCCTTATTTGTGGCCTTATCCTAGGCCTATTCggttcaataaaaatttttgcttttctgataatgtttcgttttgcaaatCCCCTACAAAgccggtttttttcccgctttctcGCATCATATAATCCCAACCGATAAAACGCTCCAATCCCAGCAATCGCATAGACAAAAAACCCCTAAAACCGTTGTGCGCTTGGTGCGTGGCAAAATTTATCGAAGCGCCAAATAAATAATGACCGTTCGCTAATCGTTTCCCCATAATCGATCGCATCGAACCAACCGGACCCGGGTTGGaatcggttt encodes:
- the LOC128722697 gene encoding T-complex protein 1 subunit epsilon is translated as MMSLPGSFACDEYGRPFIVLRDQETQKRLTGTEAIKSHILAAKQIASIIRSSLGPKGLDKMMVSGDGEVTVTNDGATIMKLMDVDHEIGKLMVQLSQSQDDEIGDGTTGVVVLAGALLEQAESLIDRGIHPIRIADGFELAAQCAIKHLDTIAHPFPVSRDNKEPLIRVAMTTLGSKIVNKCHRQMAEIAVDAVLTVADLEKKDVNFELIKLECKVGGRMEDTCLVKGVVVDKTMSHSQMPTVLKDVKLAILTCPFEPPKPKTKHKLDVTSAEDYRKLREYEQEKFLQMVKQVKDAGATLAICQWGFDDEANHLLLQQQLPAVRWVGGPEIELIAIATGGRIVPRFEELSADKLGTAGVVRELSFGTTKDKMLVIEDCQNTRAVTVLIRGGNQMVTAEAKRSIHDALCVVRSLIRDSRIVYGGGAAEISCSLAVACEADQLSTLEQYAFRAFSVALESIPLALAENSGLSPIETLSELKARQGSENCSTVGVDCMLTGNSDMKEHHVIESLHSKKQQIVLATQLVKMILKIDDVRTPADH